GAGGTGCCCAGCTGGACGGCCACCTCAGCGGCCGAGAGGTCGCCGGCGGCCTCCTGCAGGGCCGCCTCGACCAGCTTCAGCGTTTCGACGCTGCACCCCTTGGGCAATGGCCTGTCAGTCCGCTCCATGCCAAAAACCCGGTTCACGTCCGACTGCTCCGCGACCTCCTTGGACGAGGCCAGGCTCAAATAGGCGTTCCGGTAATGCTCCAGCCGCTCCTGCAGGTCGGTCTGGGAGAAGGGCTTGATGAGGTAGTGCACGATGCCGCCCCGCAGCGCCTTCCGCACGGTGTCCACTTCGCGTGCCGCGCTGATGACGAGGACATCCAGCTCAGGGGCTGCTGTACGCAGTTTCTGCATCAGGTCCAAGCCGTTGATGTCCGGCAAATGGATATCCAGCAGCACCAGGTCCGGCATCAACCGTCCCGTTTCGGCAATCGCCTGGGCACCCGTATGTGCCACACCGACGACGTCGAA
Above is a window of Arthrobacter pascens DNA encoding:
- a CDS encoding response regulator, whose product is MIKVLIVDDDFMVAKVHAGFIQRTPGFDVVGVAHTGAQAIAETGRLMPDLVLLDIHLPDINGLDLMQKLRTAAPELDVLVISAAREVDTVRKALRGGIVHYLIKPFSQTDLQERLEHYRNAYLSLASSKEVAEQSDVNRVFGMERTDRPLPKGCSVETLKLVEAALQEAAGDLSAAEVAVQLGTSRVSARRYLEYLYDEGALEVRLKYGAGRPERRYVLKGA